The DNA sequence GTTTCTTTTACTACTTTGATCGGTGGTTATGCGAAGGGTGGAGATATGGCGACTGCGAGGTTTATGTTTGATCAAATGGATAGCAAGGATTTGGTGTCGTGGTCCGCGTTGATGTCGGGGTACGTGCAGAATGGGAAGCCGGGTGAAGCGGTGAAGGTTTTTGGCGAAATGCGGGCTATGAATTTGAAGCCGGATGAGTTCATACTAGTGAGTTTGATGTCTGCTTGCGCCCAATTGGGATCGTCCGAGCTAGCAAGATGGATCGAGTCCTATATGCACGAAGGGGCATATGACACGTCGCGCCCTCACGTAGCTGCAGCTCTCGTTGATATGAACGCGAAATGCGGGGATATGGCGCGAGCGATTAAGCTGTTTGAGGAGATGCCGCGGCGCGATCTTGTCTCGTATTGTTCAATGATCCAAGGCCTGTGTATCCACGGACGTGGAGCAGAGGCCGTTGCCCTGTTTCACAGGATGATAGACGAGGGCGTGAGGCCTGACGACGTGGCATTCACGGTCATCCTGACCACGTGTAGCCACGCCGGGCTTGTGGATGAGGGGTGCCGTGTTTTTGACCTTATGACGGAGAAGTACTCCATGAGTCCGTCTCCGGATCACTATGCGTGTATGGTGAACCTTCTTGGGAAATCGGGGAGGGTGAAGGCGGCCTACGAGCTTATACGGTCTGTGCCTATGGAGTCCCATGCTGGTGCTTGGGGTGCTCTTCTCGGGGCGTGTAGGAGTCAAGGTGATGTTGAATTAGGCGAGATGGTCGCGAAGAGGCTCTTTGAAGTCGAGCCTCAGAACGCCGGGAACTATGTGTTACTGTCCAACATTTATGCAGAGGCTGAGAGGTGGTTGAATGTGTCTGATTTGAGGGAGAGGATGAGTGAGAAAGGGCTCAGAAAAGTTCCCGGTTGCAGCTACCTCGATTCGACTACCCCGGCTTGAGT is a window from the Salvia hispanica cultivar TCC Black 2014 chromosome 1, UniMelb_Shisp_WGS_1.0, whole genome shotgun sequence genome containing:
- the LOC125200570 gene encoding putative pentatricopeptide repeat-containing protein At5g37570; protein product: MPFHHSSPAILSLLKNCRTLRDLNQIHAHIIRRGCEQDHYLIAQFLTISTAAQPANIRYPTAAFDSVINPNIYLWNILIKIHCENGPLGGCFSLFRRMRKGGNVVPDKYTFPSMIKACSSVSALREGRIVHAAAVRCGTEGDVFMGSSLIDFYGKCREIESAWKVFDGMCVRNEVSWTAMMVGCLDCGDMEAARKMFDEMPKKNDATWNAMIKGLVRLGDLVNARKVFDEMPVRDAVSFTTLIGGYAKGGDMATARFMFDQMDSKDLVSWSALMSGYVQNGKPGEAVKVFGEMRAMNLKPDEFILVSLMSACAQLGSSELARWIESYMHEGAYDTSRPHVAAALVDMNAKCGDMARAIKLFEEMPRRDLVSYCSMIQGLCIHGRGAEAVALFHRMIDEGVRPDDVAFTVILTTCSHAGLVDEGCRVFDLMTEKYSMSPSPDHYACMVNLLGKSGRVKAAYELIRSVPMESHAGAWGALLGACRSQGDVELGEMVAKRLFEVEPQNAGNYVLLSNIYAEAERWLNVSDLRERMSEKGLRKVPGCSYLDSTTPA